One stretch of Lysobacterales bacterium DNA includes these proteins:
- a CDS encoding IS4 family transposase → MRPSAILPQCLPSVFSTLHAATATVLLKALDALASGSWLTMTEIARHWPGAMRVAAPLKAIDRLLRSAPLERQRAAIYQAMLRWLIREPHPLIVVDWSDLKPDGSFKLLRAGLAVRGRTLTLWEEVHPEKSAGSAVVERAFLRKLASLLPQGCRPVILSDAGFRRPWFTAVTALGWDYVGRVRGTVHVQPVRKAAINAADWLPCSALHELALPERSRELGAFHLGRTKTVTTRIVVHQSRPKGRRALTRRGARRRDSTSQSAARSAREPWVLATSLPPERGTPVQLACLYQRRMTIEQGFRDLKSGTFGAGFEHSLTRKDSRLSNLLLLFALVQLATWLVGLHEEHQGRGGRLEGKNTCVRSHHSTMRLGVEVLRRPAWWPSPHQLLRFLSHLAHGAPPPLQTCPLS, encoded by the coding sequence ATGCGCCCCAGCGCCATCTTGCCGCAATGCCTCCCCTCTGTCTTCTCCACCCTGCACGCAGCAACCGCCACCGTGCTGCTCAAGGCGCTCGATGCGCTGGCTAGCGGTAGCTGGTTGACCATGACCGAGATCGCGCGCCACTGGCCCGGTGCGATGCGCGTCGCCGCACCACTCAAGGCGATCGACCGCCTGCTGCGCAGTGCACCGCTCGAACGACAGCGTGCCGCCATCTATCAGGCGATGTTGCGTTGGCTGATTCGCGAACCCCACCCGTTGATCGTCGTCGACTGGTCCGACCTCAAGCCCGATGGCAGCTTCAAACTGTTGCGCGCCGGCCTGGCGGTGCGCGGGCGAACGCTGACGCTCTGGGAAGAAGTCCACCCCGAGAAAAGCGCCGGTTCGGCAGTCGTGGAGCGCGCCTTCCTGCGCAAGCTGGCGAGCTTGCTGCCGCAAGGTTGTCGACCGGTCATCCTGAGCGACGCCGGATTCCGTCGACCATGGTTCACGGCAGTCACCGCACTCGGCTGGGATTACGTTGGACGAGTGCGCGGCACGGTCCATGTGCAGCCCGTCCGGAAGGCTGCGATCAACGCCGCCGACTGGTTGCCGTGCAGCGCGCTCCACGAACTGGCCTTGCCGGAACGCAGCCGTGAACTCGGTGCCTTTCATCTCGGGCGCACCAAGACCGTAACAACGCGGATCGTTGTCCACCAGTCGCGGCCGAAGGGGCGTCGCGCCTTGACCCGGCGCGGTGCGCGTCGACGCGACAGCACCAGCCAGAGCGCTGCCCGCTCGGCACGCGAACCGTGGGTTCTCGCCACATCGCTTCCACCCGAGCGCGGCACACCGGTGCAACTGGCGTGCCTCTACCAGCGCCGCATGACCATCGAGCAAGGCTTCCGTGACCTCAAGAGCGGAACCTTTGGCGCCGGCTTCGAACACAGCCTGACCCGGAAAGACTCCCGCCTCTCCAACCTGCTCCTGCTGTTCGCACTCGTGCAACTCGCGACCTGGCTTGTCGGACTGCACGAAGAACACCAGGGCCGCGGCGGCAGGCTCGAAGGCAAAAACACCTGCGTGCGCAGCCACCACTCCACCATGCGCCTCGGCGTCGAAGTCCTGCGCCGACCCGCTTGGTGGCCGTCGCCGCATCAACTCCTCCGCTTCCTCTCGCACCTGGCGCATGGCGCTCCACCACCGCTTCAGACCTGCCCGCTATCATGA
- a CDS encoding IS1634 family transposase, whose translation MYTRITRSGGRSYLQIVEGFRSEAGVRQRVVANLGRLDQLSDKKLDPLIHGLQRALGRVPSSAPVPEYDTALAFGDVYALNALWSELGFGEAITRALRSSRRAFDAEALVRAMVFNRLCAPDSKLGCLEWLETVSIPGMPEGISHDQLLRTMDALMDRAEAVEARVAAQLRPMLDQQLSVVFYDLTTIRIHGEGEVANDLRAFGMNKETGGIERQFVLGVVQSAEGLPLMHTVHAGNVSETKTLKAMLDSVLKRFDVERVIIVADRGLLSLDNVAELAAVANATQRKLQFILAVPARRYRELGGTLDTLAFDRDHASLAEGEFAGHRLVVAHDPARAAEQSAKRRARIDEIEAFAEKLVSKLDAQDQGKTARGRKASDRGAYTRFQQAVADAELTRYIKADYQADCFSYGIDEHAISDAERFDGKLVLLTNVNDFSAEQIVSRYKSLADIERGFRVLKSDLDIAPVFHRLPDRIRAHALICFLALVLYRVMRMRLKANGNTNSPKTTLELLRRLQTHRVHIGKQSLTGIGTTTPQQLELFAALGIKKPS comes from the coding sequence ATGTACACGCGCATCACTCGCTCCGGTGGCCGCAGTTATCTGCAGATCGTCGAAGGCTTCCGCTCGGAAGCTGGAGTACGGCAGCGCGTGGTCGCGAACCTGGGTCGCCTCGATCAGTTGTCGGACAAGAAGCTGGATCCGTTGATCCACGGCTTACAGCGCGCACTGGGCCGTGTGCCGAGTTCGGCGCCGGTGCCGGAGTACGACACGGCGCTGGCGTTCGGTGATGTCTATGCGTTGAACGCGCTGTGGTCGGAACTTGGTTTCGGTGAGGCGATCACGCGCGCGCTGCGCTCGTCGCGCCGGGCTTTCGATGCCGAGGCGCTGGTGCGTGCGATGGTGTTCAACCGCTTGTGCGCGCCGGACTCGAAGCTGGGTTGCCTGGAATGGCTTGAGACCGTCTCGATTCCCGGCATGCCCGAGGGCATCAGCCACGACCAACTGCTGCGCACGATGGATGCGCTGATGGATCGGGCGGAGGCCGTGGAGGCGCGCGTTGCGGCGCAGCTGCGGCCGATGCTCGACCAACAGCTGTCGGTGGTGTTCTACGACCTGACCACGATCCGCATTCACGGTGAGGGCGAGGTCGCAAACGATCTCCGCGCGTTCGGCATGAACAAGGAAACTGGCGGCATCGAGCGCCAGTTCGTGCTCGGCGTGGTGCAGTCGGCCGAAGGTCTGCCGCTGATGCATACCGTGCACGCCGGTAACGTGTCGGAGACCAAGACGCTGAAGGCGATGCTGGACTCGGTGCTCAAGCGCTTCGATGTCGAGCGCGTGATCATCGTCGCCGACCGCGGCTTGCTGAGCTTGGACAACGTTGCCGAACTGGCCGCCGTTGCCAACGCCACGCAGCGCAAGTTGCAGTTCATCCTGGCGGTGCCGGCGCGGCGCTATCGCGAACTCGGCGGGACGCTGGATACCCTCGCGTTCGATCGCGACCACGCCAGTCTGGCCGAAGGCGAGTTCGCGGGTCATCGCCTGGTGGTCGCGCACGATCCGGCACGCGCGGCCGAGCAATCGGCGAAGCGCCGCGCGCGGATCGACGAGATCGAGGCGTTCGCCGAGAAACTGGTGAGCAAGCTCGATGCGCAGGATCAGGGCAAAACCGCGCGCGGTCGCAAGGCCAGCGATCGCGGCGCCTACACGCGTTTCCAGCAGGCGGTCGCGGACGCCGAACTGACGCGCTACATCAAGGCCGACTATCAGGCCGATTGCTTCAGCTACGGCATCGACGAACACGCGATCAGCGACGCCGAGCGTTTCGACGGCAAGCTGGTGCTGCTGACCAACGTCAACGACTTCAGCGCCGAACAGATCGTCAGCCGCTACAAGAGTCTCGCCGACATCGAGCGCGGCTTCCGCGTGCTCAAGAGCGACCTCGACATCGCACCGGTCTTTCATCGCTTGCCCGACCGCATCCGCGCGCACGCGTTGATCTGCTTCCTCGCGCTCGTCCTCTACCGCGTCATGCGCATGCGCCTGAAGGCGAACGGCAACACCAACAGCCCGAAGACCACTCTCGAACTCCTGCGCCGTCTGCAAACGCATCGCGTGCACATCGGCAAACAGAGCCTCACCGGCATCGGCACAACCACACCCCAGCAACTCGAACTGTTCGCCGCCCTCGGTATCAAGAAACCCTCCTGA
- a CDS encoding putative toxin-antitoxin system toxin component, PIN family, whose amino-acid sequence MRLVLDTNTAQSGLLWGGVPGRLIEAAEQQHIELASSTALLAELQGVLSRTKFAGQLAKRGLTVNDVFDGYAALVLGVTPLTTPCVVLADPDDDHVIACAIAAHADAIVSGDSDLLDLKQHRNIPILTAQQALTRIT is encoded by the coding sequence ATGCGACTGGTTCTTGATACCAACACGGCACAGTCCGGCCTCTTGTGGGGCGGCGTACCGGGGCGCCTGATCGAGGCAGCCGAACAGCAGCACATCGAACTGGCCAGCAGCACCGCGCTACTCGCCGAACTGCAGGGCGTGTTGTCGCGGACCAAGTTCGCCGGGCAACTGGCCAAGCGCGGACTGACCGTCAACGACGTCTTCGACGGCTATGCCGCGCTCGTGCTCGGCGTGACGCCACTCACCACGCCCTGCGTCGTGCTGGCTGATCCCGATGACGACCATGTCATCGCCTGTGCCATCGCAGCACACGCCGATGCCATCGTCTCCGGCGACAGCGACTTGCTCGATCTCAAGCAGCATCGAAACATTCCGATCCTCACCGCCCAGCAAGCGCTCACCCGCATCACCTGA